A stretch of Pempheris klunzingeri isolate RE-2024b chromosome 19, fPemKlu1.hap1, whole genome shotgun sequence DNA encodes these proteins:
- the smad4a gene encoding mothers against decapentaplegic homolog 4a, producing MSITNTPTSNDACLSIVHSLMCHRQGGESESFAKRAIESLVKKLKEKKDELDSLITAITTNGAHPSKCVTIQRTLDGRLQVAGRKGFPHVVYARLWRWPDLHKNELKHVKYCQYAFDLKCDNVCVNPYHYERVVSPGIDLSGLTLSGTGPLLVKDEYDYDNQQSHSSSESHLQTIQHPPSRQGPQETFSSPGLLPPSESSSSASTSAFSTITAGPSNPTPNWSRNGSFTPAVPQHQNGHLQHHPPMPHTGHYWPVTNEIAFQPPISNHPAPDYWCSIAYFEMDVQVGETFKVPSTCPIVTVDGYVDPSGGDRFCLGQLSNVHRTENIERARLHIGKGVQLECKGEGDVWVRCLSDHAVFVQSYYLDREAGRAPGDAVHKIYPSAYIKVFDLRQCHRQMQQQAATAQAAAAAQAAAVAGNIPGPSSVGGIAPAISLSAAAGIGVDDLRRLCILRMSFVKGWGPDYPRQSIKETPCWIEIHLHRALQLLDEVLHTMPIADPQPLD from the exons ATGTCAATCACTAACACTCCCACAAGTAATGATGCCTGCCTGAGCATTGTGCATAGTCTGATGTGCCACCggcagggaggagagagtgaaagcTTTGCTAAGCGAGCTATTGAGAGTCTTGTCaagaagctgaaggagaagaaagatGAGCTGGATTCCCTCATCACAGCCATCACAACGAATGGAGCTCATCCTAGCAAGTGTGTAACCATACAGCGAACGTTGGATGGACGTCTACAG GTTGCGGGGCGTAAAGGTTTTCCCCATGTTGTTTATGCCAGACTGTGGAGATGGCCAGATCTACACAAAAACGAattaaaacatgtgaaatatTGCCAGTATGCCTTTGACCTGAAATGTGACAATGTTTGTGTCAACCCATACCACTACGAGAGGGTTGTGTCTCCAGGCATTG atttaTCGGGACTAACCCTGTCAGGTACAG GTCCACTCCTAGTCAAGGATGAGTATGACTATGACAACCAGCAATCTCACTCAAGCTCTGAAAGCCACCTGCAAACTATCCAGCACCCCCCATCAAGGCAGGGTCCACAGGAGACGTTCAGCAGCCCAGGTCTACTCCCCCcatcagagagcagcagttCAGCTTCAACCTCTGCTTTCTCTACCATCACTGCTGGACCCTCAA ATCCTACCCCCAATTGGAGCAGAAATGGCAGCTTCACCCCTGCAGTGCCTCAACATCAGAACGGGcatctacagcatcatccaccCATGCCTCACACTGGCCATTACT GGCCTGTTACCAATGAAATTGCGTTCCAGCCGCCGATATCAAACCACCCCG CTCCAGACTATTGGTGCTCCATTGCGTACTTTGAGATGGATGTCCAGGTTGGGGAGACGTTTAAGGTGCCATCCACATGTCCAATAGTGACTGTGGATGGCTACGTGGACCCATCAGGAGGGGATCGGTTCTGCTTGGGCCAGCTGAGCAACGTCCACAGGACAGAGAACATAGAGAGAGCTAG GCTCCACATTGGCAAAGGCGTGCAGCTAGAGTGCAAAGGTGAAGGAGACGTCTGGGTACGCTGCTTGAGTGACCATGCAGTGTTTGTGCAGAGCTATTACCTGGATCGAGAGGCTGGACGTGCCCCTGGGGATGCAGTCCACAAAATCTACCCCAGCGCTTACATCAAG gtgttTGACTTGCGTCAGTGCCACAggcagatgcagcagcaggcagcgaCAGCtcaggcagcagctgcagcccaggcagcagcagtggccgGGAACATTCCCGGGCCCAGCTCTGTGGGAGGCATCGCTCCTGCAATCA gtttgtctgctgctgcaggcatTGGGGTTGATGACCTGCGCAGACTGTGCATCCTGCGGATGAGTTTCGTGAAAGGCTGGGGGCCCGACTACCCACGGCAAAGCATCAAGGAGACACCATGCTGGATTGAAATCCATTTACATCGAGCTCTACAGCTACTGGATGAAGTTCTGCACACCATGCCCATAGCTGACCCTCAACCTCTTGACTGA
- the rfx3 gene encoding transcription factor RFX3: protein MQTPEAGADSTSTVPLQTTVPVQPTGSTQQVPVQQQAQTVQQVQHVYPAQVQYVEENSGVYTNGNIRTYSYSEPQLYSQNSGGSYFDTQGSSSQVSTVVTSHGMTNNGGGGSGGMNMNLAGGQVISNSPGTYIMDNAGPHPATQTTRASPATIEMAIETLQKSEGLSSQRSSLLNSHLQWLLDNYETAEGVSLPRSTLYNHYLRHCQEQKLDPVNAASFGKLIRSIFMGLRTRRLGTRGNSKYHYYGIRVKPDSPLNRLQEDMQYMALRQQPVQQKQRFKPVQKFDACSGENYSGGGQPHPGAAEQTVIAQSQHHQQFLDASRALPDFVELDLGPSNTENISPEDVKALQSLYREHCEAILDVVVNLQFSLIEKLWQTFWRYSPPDSVEGATVTENSSVSEIEARLPRSQLLVLCRNEAVLKWMSTCDHLMYQALVEILIPDVLRPIPSALTQAIRNFAKSLEGWLNNAMNAIPQRMIQTKIAAVSAFAQTLRRYTSLNHLAQAARAVLQNTSQINQMLSDLNRVDFANVQEQASWVCQCEEGVVQHLEQDFKATLQQQSSLEQWAAWLENVVTQVLKPYEHRPSFPRAARQFLLKWSFYSSMVIRDLTLRSAASFGSFHLIRLLYDEYMFYLVEHRVAQATGETPIGVMGEFDSLNTLSLTNIDKDETSGMDSDLEEDTEESGEPLAKREKSEHEVIQVIQVGALEDGSHPVVGVVQPGVLHSLPQPPQDHTEHILTPSAGTPTIRHCSATGNTYASV from the exons GCCCAGACTGTTCAACAGGTTCAGCATGTTTACCCAGCACAGGTGCAGTATGTGGAGGAAAACAGTGGCGTCTACACCAATGGCAACAT AAGAACCTACTCGTACTCAGAGCCACAGCTGTAtagccagaacagtggagggaGCTACTTTGACACACAGGGCAGCTCATCCCAAGTGTCCACTGTGGTGACATCTCATGGCATGACcaacaatggaggagggggcagTGGAGGAATGAACATGAACCTGGCGGGTGGTCAGGTAATCAGCAACAGTCCTGGGACTTATATCATGGACAATGCTGGACCCCACCCTGCCACCCAGACCACACGAGCTTCCCCAGCTACT ATTGAAATGGCGATTGAGACGCTCCAAAAATCTGAGGGTTTATCCAGTCAGAGAAGCTCGCTGCTCAACAGCCAT CTCCAGTGGCTGTTGGACAACTACGAGACAGCAGAGGGCGTAAGTCTACCACGATCCACCCTCTACAATCATTATCTGCGCCACTGCCAGGAGCAGAAACTGGACCCTGTAAATGCAGCCTCTTTTGGCAAACTCATCCGCTCCATCTTCATGGGACTCCGTACAAGGCGCCTTGGGACAAG AGGGAACTCCAAATATCATTACTATGGTATACGTGTGAAACCAGACTCCCCACTCAACAGACTCCAAGAAGACATGCAGTATATGGCCCTCAGACAGCAGCCTGTTCAGCAGAAACAGAG GTTCAAGCCGGTGCAGAAGTTTGACGCCTGCTCTGGGGAGAATTACTCAGGTGGAGGCCAGCCCCATCCTGGTGCAGCAGAACAGACGGTCATTGCACAGAGCCAACACCACCAGCAGTTCCTAG ATGCATCGCGGGCACTCCCTGACTTTGTAGAGCTGGACCTGGGACCAAGCAATACAGAGAACATCAGCCCCGAGGATGTGAAAGCTCTCCAGTCCCTCTACAGAGAGCACTGTGAG gCTATCCTGGATGTGGTGGTCAACCTCCAGTTCAGTCTAATTGAGAAGCTGTGGCAGACATTTTGGCGTTATTCTCCCCCTGACTCTGTAGAGGGTGCCACTGTTACAGAAAACAG CAGCGTAAGTGAGATTGAAGCGCGGCTCCCCCGCTCACAGCTATTGGTGCTGTGCAGAAACGAGGCTGTTCTCAAATGGATGAGCACCTGTGACCATCTAATGTACCAGGCCCTTGTGGAGATCCTCATTCCTGATGTCCTGAGACCCATTCCCA gtGCCTTGACTCAAGCCATTCGCAACTTTGCCAAAAGCCTGGAAGGTTGGCTCAATAATGCCATGAATGCCATTCCACAGAGAATGATCCAGACCAAG ATCGCCGCTGTTAGTGCCTTTGCGCAAACACTGCGCAGATACACATCTCTGAACCACCTGGCTCAGGCGGCACGTGCTGTGTTGCAAAACACGTCACAGATCAACCAGATGCTGAGTGATCTCAACCGTGTTGACTTTGCCAACGTACAG GAGCAGGCATCATGGGTGTGCCAGTGTGAGGAGGGAGTGGTTCAGCACTTGGAGCAGGACTTCAAGGCCACCCTACAGCAGCAAAGCTCTCTGGAGCAATGGGCAGCGTGGCTGGAGAATGTGGTCACTCAGGTGCTCAAGCCTTACGAGCACCGGCCCAGCTTCCCCAGGGCAGCTCGACAGTTTCTGCTCAAGTGGTCCTTCTACAG CTCTATGGTGATCAGGGACCTGACCCTGCGCAGCGCTGCCAGCTTTGGCTCCTTCCATCTGATTCGCCTGCTGTATGATGAGTACATGTTTTACCTGGTTGAGCATCGGGTGGCCCAAGCTACTGGAGAGACACCCATTGGTGTCATGGGGGAG ttcgACAGCCTCAACACCCTGTCCCTCACAAACATTGACAAAG ATGAAACAAGTGGGATGGATAGCGACTTAGAGGAGGACACGGAGGAGTCCGGGGAGCCTCTTGCCAAGCGAGAGAAGTCCGAGCATGAGGTGATCCAGGTGATCCAGGTCGGGGCGCTAGAGGACGGGTCCCACCCCGTGGTGGGGGTCGTCCAGCCAGGTGTCCTCCACTCACTGCCCCAGCCTCCGCAGGACCACACCGAACACATTCTAACCCCCTCTGCTGGTACCCCCACCATCCGTCACTGCAGCGCCACAGGCAACACCTACGCCTCCGTTTGA